Within Astyanax mexicanus isolate ESR-SI-001 chromosome 2, AstMex3_surface, whole genome shotgun sequence, the genomic segment CTTTGCCATAAAAGCTCTCCCAGCGGGTCTTCAGGTCAGCAATAAAGTCAGGGTTAGATCTGTCAAGAATGCGGCGAAGTTCATCCATAACCTGTTCCAAATAaacaagaacacaaacacacacagaaagattTAGCACAACATGTTCAAATTCTAGTTAGGTGCatacaacaaataaatacatttgcttACATTATCTACTTCTCTGAAACAGGGGTATGCTTGCAGTATGTTAGCTGGTCTGTCCTGGTCTCTCAAAGTGTCAGAGTTGATGAAGGCTCTGCGAGCATCAAACTCAAGGTCAAGCAGCTGGGCAACTGCCTCCTTGTTAGGTTTCTGCCTTTTATACATCTCTTGCAGGGTACGGTAGTGCCTTGCTTGACTTTGCTGACTATCAGTGCCAGAATGAACTCCTAGATCTTCAGCAGCTTTTCCACTCTGGTCAacaatttctgtttttaaaaacaaaggagtcagttttttgttcaaatacaatctataataaaaaatatataacacatcACACTTACCAGCAGGTGAATTCATGCCATCCAAAGATGATGCGCTGCTTCTTGTTCTGTCTAAGATTACAGTTGATGCCGTGCTTCCTGGTGACTCTGAGATGGATGTGCTTGAATCACCATCAGCACACTCAAAATTCAGCCGTCTTCGTTTCCTCCGTCTTTGTGGTGTAGGTCCCTGTCGCTTTTTTGGTGTCTTTATGTTGTGGAGTCTTTTCAGTAATTGTTTGAAAAGCAATTCCTGTATGTGAAAGACATTGAAGTAATGCACTCAtttaattttactatttacaaCTAAACATTTAGACTGCACAATTTGTTTTAATCTTGGGACACTTATTTTGTATATCATGAATTCTAGATCCTAACTAGTacaaattgtgtttaaaaaaaaaagctatacaaTTAATCAATAATTTAGCCAGCACGATGGAATACTTCATGACAGCAGAATTAAATTACACTGAAATTACACAGATTTTTACCTTATTGCCCAGAACCTATTCAAAATATGTATCTTTAATCTATATAAATAGAATTTATAGAAGTTTTCATTAACAATCACGGATGGTGTACTGTGTCTTTGATCACTGAAACTTAAAAATGGCTTTTGAGACATTAATGAAAAGGTGATTCACAAATGGAACAAACACTTACCCAAGTGTGTTTGCAGTTCACAGAGTTATCACGAAGCATTGGATAATACTCCACAAGCCGCTTTGCCATAGCCTGGACATCATTTTTGGATGGATACATGAAATCAGTAGTAGTTGCTCTGATGATGGACACCATGTTGGTCACCGTGTTCCTCACTAATCGGCAGCGAAGTTCTTTTGAAAGAGTGCATCCACGTTCTTGGCCAACACGCTGCATTTCAAAATACTGCTTTCTAAAATGTTCCAGCTCACTGTCAGTATACACAACATACTCAGGGTTGGGGAGCTGAAGGGTTCTCTGAGAGCCCAATGTCTCTTGCACATCAGGTTGGGGAGGTGTAGGATCACTGGACCGAGGAGTTTCTGAAACACAGGGGTTGACTTGTACAGTGGCCAGCCCTCTGCCATTCGAACCATTCTCTTGATTAGGAGATGCTGTCTGCTGCCCCTGCCAATAAACATTTAGCTAATATTACAATTCATAAACTAAAACATTAGCAGCATTACTTGGCTGGTAATCACAAGTTACTATAGCTGTAAACTTCACATCACACAGTGATGAAACAATTAAGAGAAGATTATGTATTGGAATAATTATGattttgtttaaaattatttgTTACAACTGATTGAATCCTGATGATGATGTGCAGTGTAGGCTGACTTAAATTACTGTTTACCTCTTGATCTGTGTGAAACAGGTTCCATATTGCTTTTCTCCTAAGAAAATGTTCAGGTCCAGGGAAAAGATCACGGATATCTTCACGGGACAGAGTTGGTAACAAGGCTTCACTGATGTTTGcagctaaaaacaaaaatataaaaaaatatatttttaaacttacCATTAAAATCCCCtgaatataattttttacatGTGTATTACTTGCAGCGCTACAGAATGTGCATCaacagattaaaaaataataataataaataataataataataataaataaagataaaactcAGTACAGGATTCATATATAAGCCTAATTCCCAAGTTTTATCTTTTGGGgtcttaatataattattttagatACATCATACTATATGCTTTTAGATAAATCATACTATATAATGCATACAttctaattaatattaattatgggAGAGGAAAACAATATGCATGCAAAAATAAGCTTACTGTGAGTATTAGTAAGAAAAATATGATATAAGTTACACCCCTGCACaactttaaatatgaaaaagCATGTACCACAGTTATTTACCACCACACATGGGCAGCAGCACATGCAATTTAACTTAATGTTAATTATATTTTACCTTGCAAAGTAGCCGCTGACACTGCGTCCAGTTTTTCCATCACTGACATCTGGGAGATGTATCCAGATAACTACTGTCCCCAAGGGTGTCCTAGCAAAAAAGTCAGATTCttttttagctagctggctcacAAAGATAGCGTTAGGagagctaggttaactaactagttagccAACGCTAGCTATTTTCATAGCTAACggtacacagaaaaaaacataggtaactactagctaatctagctagctaagctagcggtTAGCTAACGGTACACTAAACAttaggtaacgttagctaactactaGCTAATCAAGCTAGCTAACGGCTAGCTGGCTGAGTGAGGTAAGCACTTAAGCTGGATGCATCTAGTTTACcgcaaatgtaaaaataaatatactattAAAGTAACAGTGCTTTTTGGTTACATCATAGAAGCTAATATAATTAACTAATGTAGCTATATACTGTACCTTAGAACTTTTAAGTTAGCATTACCCTCCGAACCCGTCTGTTAACTGAGGTTCCCGCTTTCTCGGAGGACGAAGGGCGCTACTTATCCGCAGTACTACGTCCGTCGTGTCTACATCCGCTGTTAAAATAATTggctataaaatgtattatttatttaaaataaaacataagccAATTATAGTAGTATTAGAAACTAAAGCCCTTGTTTTTTGTTGTATCCACTTAAAACATTAACGTTACATACTTTATACGGTTTACAACGTACCACTCTTTCCTACTGATGTAACCTTCCGCCACTACAACAATCCTTTTCGCGGTCTGCTGTGGGGTCGAGGGTTGTGTTATGAGGGTTgtatttacacagtaaaatgaTTTGGCGCTGCTTCATCTGCTGCCTTTTTGTGGCAGTGACATTAAGAGCATTGCTGAACCACATTAATACCGTACACAGCCGTAGTCCGAATTTCCGTGTCATCTGTGGCATTGACGGCTGCACTCAGGAATACAGAGTGTACAACTCTTTTTACTACCACGTCAGACGGAGCCATGCCTCGCATCTTCTCAGCCGCAAATGTATGAGGCACAGTGGAGACCGAACGGCGGATAAAGCCACGGAGGACAGTGCGGGGCCGTGTACATCTAGATATGTTCCAATGCAACCGAGGGAAAGATGTTTAGAGAATTTTGATGTACCTAGCATTCAGTCAGCACTTGAGGCACGCGAACCCACCACAGCAAGCATACCTGGATGTGTTGTTAGTGATGCTGGCCGCTCGACCGCTGAACATGGCCGAGGTCACGCCGCTCCAGCCCCGGATGGCGCTCCGCCAGCTTCTACTGAAGACGCAACGCTTACAGTCCAGGAGGAACAGGACGAAGCATTACCTGAATCTTCACAAGTAAGTTACAGACATTTTTTTAGCTAGCAGAGTACCGGTGCAGCTTATTTGTTAATTTTGTCTAAGTTAAAAATTCGCCCGTAACTTTCAGCTGTCTCCACCAGTCTGTTTATTTGCTATTGAGTCGATTCTTTAATGAGTCGGTGTCGACTCAACCAATGACTGCACGTTGGCGTGCTTGGAATCGACTCACTGTTCTTTCAGAGTACTTCATTCAGGCGTTTATCCGACTGTTTGTGGGGTGCGCAAGTTTAATCACTCCTGTATCAGTTAATATTTTTCCTTGTTAAAGTGGATTTAACTGCCGTATTCAACATATATTCGAATCCCACCTGTGTCCTCGTGAAATAATTAAGATGTTGATATcaaataaatgtgttatttattaaatattaaagatgaTTAAATaatgtctgtttttatttctaGCTAGGAGAAAGTGCTATACATGAAGATACTAATGTGGATCTACTGAAGAAACATGCCACTGCCTTTGTGCTTTCTGCAAGAGAGAAACACCATCTATCACAGGTAAGTTAATATGTTGTTTATACTGTACGTACACACTGCAACTGGCTCTTGTCAGGCGATTGCTGTTAATTTGTTATAATTATGCAGTAATAAGTGTGAAAAGATGTGTGTTTAAGCTATTAGGTAGACTGAATTAATGATTGCTATTATGTTGAAAGGTACCAACCATACTGTTTTTCTGAACCAACTAAATTATGTTGTGTGGTTAATgtcaagcattacataaacaaAATGAAGAAATCATGCAGTTACATTATGGACTGATTAATACAGGTACTGCATAACTTGAATAAGGTAAAGATACTGTTAATGAATAAGGCCTTTTTGCTTTCTCCCAGAGTGCAGTCAATGATATTGTAGCTGGAGTGCAGAACTACCAAGCTTCACTGCTGGACACTTTGAGGAATCAGATGACACGGGTATTTCAGAGACATCCAGAAGCTACAGATCAGCTGCTTAGTGAGTCATTggacatttttaataattttgaagACCCATTTGCCAGAGTTTCAACTACTTATATGCAAGACTCAGCTGTCAAGGAGCTGT encodes:
- the LOC111189493 gene encoding uncharacterized protein LOC111189493, coding for MSVMEKLDAVSAATLQAANISEALLPTLSREDIRDLFPGPEHFLRRKAIWNLFHTDQEGQQTASPNQENGSNGRGLATVQVNPCVSETPRSSDPTPPQPDVQETLGSQRTLQLPNPEYVVYTDSELEHFRKQYFEMQRVGQERGCTLSKELRCRLVRNTVTNMVSIIRATTTDFMYPSKNDVQAMAKRLVEYYPMLRDNSVNCKHTWELLFKQLLKRLHNIKTPKKRQGPTPQRRRKRRRLNFECADGDSSTSISESPGSTASTVILDRTRSSASSLDGMNSPAEIVDQSGKAAEDLGVHSGTDSQQSQARHYRTLQEMYKRQKPNKEAVAQLLDLEFDARRAFINSDTLRDQDRPANILQAYPCFREVDNVMDELRRILDRSNPDFIADLKTRWESFYGKAQFYGVFKKVLRPPTTQDKVTRSVAMMKALPEMFPSPVALPKKLGHASEAVVHVLEPTENPTTYLQRRPVFSPVLIICDSNCMLAIGSTPVTTFPKENIDTGVLYLLAYYYTFHLTYPKCIATLLSILQTEVLQDAIHDRDATSSYKKTLSEWKKFIGE